The following are from one region of the Lacinutrix sp. Bg11-31 genome:
- a CDS encoding YbaB/EbfC family nucleoid-associated protein has translation MFGDLAGMMGKLKETQQKVEDTKIRLNTVLVDEESNDGLLKVTLTANRTIKAITIEDSLLEDKEQLEDYLILTLNKAIEKASQINEAELAAVAKDGMPSIPGMDMFK, from the coding sequence ATGTTTGGAGATTTAGCAGGAATGATGGGTAAACTTAAAGAAACTCAACAAAAAGTAGAGGACACTAAAATAAGATTAAACACTGTTTTAGTAGATGAAGAAAGCAACGACGGTTTATTAAAAGTAACCTTAACTGCAAATAGAACAATAAAAGCTATTACAATAGAAGATTCTTTATTAGAAGATAAAGAGCAATTAGAAGATTATTTAATACTAACTCTAAACAAAGCGATCGAAAAGGCCTCTCAAATTAATGAAGCAGAATTAGCTGCGGTAGCAAAAGACGGTATGCCTAGTATTCCAGGAATGGATATGTTTAAATAA